CCTTTTCTAACAACGCGGCCATTTCCTGATGAAGCTGCCGCTCGGACTTGTCCTCGAAAAACGGCTGGCTCGCATCAAACCGCCAATAGACGCGCTCACTGAGCTGGCCGTCGTGCCAACTCAGAGCTGCTGCCGGTAAGATCTGAGACACATTTCTAAAAAAGGTGTTCTTTCGCCCATAGACCGTCGAGTAATGGCTCGTGGCATAGAGCGCAATGATTTCGGGATTTGGCTCGCGTTTGCCCGACGGTATGTCTGCCAGCAAACTGGCGTAGGACGAAAAATAAAAGACGCCGTCATGTAGCAAATAGAACATCGGCTTGAGCCCCCAACGGTCCCTGAACATCTTCACGAGGTTCTTGGCCGCATCAAGCGCGAGGATGCAGAACGCTCCCTGCAATTGATTCACGAAATCGTCGCCGCTAACGCGGTGCAATTCCGCCACGTCCAGTGCGCCAAGGAGTTTGTCTCCAAAGTGGACCGTTCCTTCGACCAAGAAGAGCGGGCCATCGTCCCTCTGGAAGGCTCGATACGGGCTCCTTGCAGAGGCGACGTAAAGAACCGCGGCAGTCCCCGAACTGGATTCCCATTTCCCTCGTTCCAGAGCGAGGCAATTCGCGCTCAGGGCCTCGAGTCGCTCCAGCCAGGGCTTGTGCCGAACCACGAGGTCGGGACGCGCATGTGACGCCAGGTAACCGAACAATCGAGCCATACGCGATTATGTCTCCACTTCGAAGGTGGACATCCAAACCTCAACGCAAAGCACCTGCCAAAGGATCCGCCAGAGCGCGGTGTTCCCTCGCTCGAATTGTGTCATCAGTCCCTCGATTCCGCGGAGGTCGAACAGCGTCGCAATCCGAGCGTTCGGGCTTACACTGTCCTTGAAGAAAGTATTGAACTCTCCGCGAGCGAGCGACTCGGCAATCGGGGTATCGAAAGCCTGTTTGGGACGGTGAACCAGTTCGTGAGGCAGATAACGCTCGGCAAGTCTCTTCAAAATGAATTTGCCTTCCGTGGGGTGAATCTTCAACTCCGGCGCCAGCCGATTGGCATATTCGACCAGCGGCCAATCCAGGAATGGGACACGCACTTCGATCCCGCAAGCCATCCCCATTCGATCCTGCCGCTGCAAAAGATGCGGGAGGTAAGTGGATTGGTCATAGAGGAGCAACTGATTGCCGTCAGCTTCTCCCTTGAGATCTGTCGCGAGGCGTTCTCGAAAGTCGAACCGCCGCTGACGATTGGGCCAGAAGCGTTCGATCCGGGGAAACGCAACCTCATTGCGCCCGTAAACGACCACGTCTTCCTTGCCGCTCCGGTAAGCGCGCAACGATTCCCGATATCGATCGTAGCCTCCAAAGGTTTCGTCCGCTCCTTCACCTGACAGAAGCACCTTGACGCCGAACCGTGAGATCTCACGACACAGCTTGTAGAGACCGATGGTGTTGGTCTGGATGATTGGTTCATCGTAGAACCACGTCACTTTGCGGAGCAGTTCGAGCGCGTCGGCACTGTCGATGTCGATAGTATGAAGCGGAATCCCATTTGCTTCCGACACCATCGTCGCGTATTGGGTTTCATCATAACCCTCGCTCGGATGGCGCAACGTGAACGCCTGGATTCCGGGTTGCTCCTGGTTAGCGAATAACGTCATGAGACTGGAGTCTACGCCGCCGCTCAGGAGCGCCGCCAGTGGAACATCCGAGATCAATTGATAGCGCACCGCGCGCCGAATCTTGGCCTCCAGACAGTCCAATGCCTCGCCGGTTTCTTGGATCAGATCGGCGTGTCCCTTTGCTTTCCAGAATCGGCCGATCGTGAATTCGCGGTCCAGGATTGTGAACCAATGGGCCGGTTCAAGCTGATAGATCCCTTCGTAAAGCGTGTTCGGGCCAGCCACAAACCCAAAAACGAGATACTCGAACAGGGTGTCCTGACGAAGCTTTCGCGGAACGCGGGCATCGCAAAACAGCCCCTTGATTTCAGAAGCGCAAATGAACTGCTGCTCGTCCCGATAGTAATAGAGCGGTTTGACGCCGAGATGATCGCGCGCCCCAAACACGAGGTGCCTTTTCTCGTCGTAGATGACGAAAGCAAAAATCCCGTTCAAGTGCTGGAGCACATCCATGCCAAATTCGATGTAACCGCGCAGCAAAGCCTCGGCATCGCAGTTCGTGCGGAAGACGTGGCCGCACCCGATGAGCCGCTGGCGGATCTCTCTGTAATTGTAGATTTCGCCGTTAAATGTCAGCGCCACGCCTGCCGACTTGTCCACGACTGGCTCTTGTCCGTCTTCCGGACTGATAATGGCAAGACGGCAGTGTCCGATCTCAATCCGGTTTTTCGACCAAGTCCCCGTGCCATCCGGACCGCGATGCCGAAGCGAGGCCATCGCCCGTGCCAGTACGCCGTCATCGCTTGGCACCGAGCGATTGAACAGGTAGCGACAGACAATGGCGCACATATCGGAGGTTCTTTTTATTCGAGAGATCGTGGAAGGATCACGAACGGTCTTGCACGCATTCGATGCAACCAGCTTCGATTTGAGTTGCGATTGTCATTCTCTCGGCGGTCGGCTCTTGCGTATCGGCCACGGCTCTTCAGGTTTTAGGTTGGGAGGCGAAATCTCTGGTCGAGCCACTCGATCACCTGTCCTTGCTCCTGGCGGAGATAAGCCTCGAACTCGTCCATTCGCTCTGGATCGACTATCACCACAAACATCTTGTCTTGAGGGTTGTTCACGAGGGCAGTCTTGAAACCTTGTTTCACCAAGCGCGCATTGACCGATGGCGTCGCGTAGAAACCCCAGCTCTTAGCGGTGAAATCGTGCTCCTTGCCCGAAGAAGTCACAAACGTGACCTGTTCATCCGGTTCGAGACGAATGGTCGCGCAGTCTGAAATCTGAACCCGTCCCACTTGATAGCGGCGCGGCGGCTCTTTGCGGTCGATCTTCATTTCCAGTTCCAATTCTCCACCAGGAAACCCGGGATGATCCACTTGGCGTTTCGCTTCACCCAGATGTCCGGATTGCGGAATCTCTCCGCGATTTCAAAGAACCGTTCCCGAGTGATCCCGACGAAGGCGCAAAACTTCTCGATGTCCGCTTCGGGTGTTTGGTCCCCTTTCTCAAGCACGATTTCAACCGCCTGCTCGCGAGTCAATCGGCCGTTCCGAATCTCGAGCGACAAGTTGTCGAAGAGACGCGTGAATCCAAACTTGTACCACTTCAAATGATGGTGGATGGAGATGAAATCGTCGTCGATGTCCGCGAAATCGTAAAAGCCCGTCTTTGGACCGCTGGGGCTGGCCCGAAAACCATGCGCCTGGGCAACAGCCAGGCTGGTGGCGGCATCCCAGGCAAAATAGTACCCTAGGAAAACCGCTCGCACTCCGGCTTGTTCGACTTCTTCATCTTCGGGACCGAAATAAGGTGTGAGCTCCCTGACGGTCAAATCCACGGCTGCCCAGTCTGCAGCGGTCGTTCCATGCGTGACGCCATAGGTGCGGAGCCAGCGCCGATCCAGGCGAAAGCCAGTGAGCGCTTCGTCTGTGGTGCCGTATTCAAAGGCGGAGTTCTCTCCCCACACCACCAGGGGAATCTCCAGGCGAATGGCGAGCTTGAGGGGAATATTGAAGATCGCCAGGTGCATCGGGATGGCCGTCGAACCGTACCGCTCGAACGTCCGCAGCATGAATTTGCGTTCCACCCTGGGATTGACTTGATAGTCCACGTGATCGACGCCAAGGCTCACGAGGTTGGCCAGATTCTGCGCTCCGATCTTAGTTCGGGCGGGCGTCTTCCAAGTCACGGCCAGGGGATTCAGTCCGCACTCCAGACACCGGATGACCTGCCAGGTGCTGTCTTTCCCTCCGCTTACAGGGATGAGGCAGTCATATCCCTTGCTGCGGCTCTTCGCGAATTCCACGACGCCGCGAAACGCGTGTTCGCGCTCGGCACAATCGATGTCGCGCTTGCGGGCATGCGCACGGCAGGCGTTACAGACACCGTCGGCATCAAGGACGATGTTCGGACGCGTGTCTGGGATGATGCATTTGACGCAATATTTCACGCGGCGAATTCCTCCAAAAAGATTTTACTGTTGAGAAAATAGAAAAGGAATTTGCTTTCGCTGTTCGGGAGATGCTCTTTGCGGAGCAATTGCTCGATGCGCTCGCGCTTAACCAAATCAAAGACCGGGCTTCGGTCGAGCAGACTTTCACGCACGTCTGAACTCCGCACGTTCAAGCAGGAGAGAATCGGAGCGTTGAAGCCGACTTTTCGGCGGTTGTCCAACACCCCATCCGGGGCAATGCCTCTCATCGCATCCCGCAGCACCGCCTTGGCCCGCCCCTCTCGAACCAGATGTCGTGTTGGAACGCTCTGACAAAACTCGAAAAGTTCGCGGTCCAAAAACGGCGATCGGTTTTCGATGGAGTAATACATCGCATTCAGGTCGTCCTCGTGCAGGATAACAGGCACGGCTTCGTGAAAAAGTTCGTTGAGCATCCGATTCCGGAGCAGACTCCCCGTGAACGTTTCCTCGAAAAACGGTTCGGACCAGTCCCGCGTCAGGTACTCCGCAAACTCATCGGCATTAAGGAAGATGTGCTCGCGGAAATCCGGCCTCTCGACAAACAAGTCAGGGTTTCCCAAAAACGGATTCCGAACGACGGGTTTCACGTGCTCTAACCAGGCCTGCCTTGCGGCCCGGCAAAGCCCGGTATCGTTTCGGACTTCGTAGAGATAGGCCAGATGGTGGTCATAGTAGCCGGAGAATAGCTCATCCGCGGCGGTTCCACTGATTGAAATGTGGTAACCATGCCGGGCCACATTCTCCATCAACTGCCAGTGAGCGAAGTAAGTGATCGTGTAAACCGGCGCGTCATGATGCCGCACCAGCGTCCGCAGTTTGGGAAGAAATTCAGCCGTGCTGATCGGGACATACGTGTGTCGGATACCGAGTTCGCGGACGGCGAGGTCCACCATGTCCTTCTCCTCGTACCGGGCGTCCGTGTTCAAGATCGTGAACCCATGCACGTCGTATCCGAAGACTTTTTTTGCGGTCGCGACCAAGGCGTTCGAATCGATTCCGCCGCTCAGACAAAAAGCGAGCGGCACGTCCGCGCGCAGACGCAATTTGACGGCGCGAAAGAGTTTGTCCCGCGCTCCGGCGGTCGCTTCGGCTGCCGACATTCTGCCGTCCGGACGATAGACCGGCTGCCAGTAGCGTTTCTGGCGTATCGTCCCATCAGCGTCGATATGCAAAGCCGTGGACGGGGATAATTCGCTCAGTCCTTTGAAAAACGTCGCCTTCTTCTTGTACAATGCCTTGTAGCCATTAACTAGGTAACGGCAAATCTGGTCCAGATTTAATTCCAGTTTCGTGCCGAGCAAGGCCTGGATAAACTTCGCCTCGGAGCCAAAGAACAGCCCCGATTCATCCTGGTACAAGTAGAGGGGTTTTTCTCCGAAGCGATCCCGGC
The window above is part of the Verrucomicrobiota bacterium genome. Proteins encoded here:
- a CDS encoding N-acetyl sugar amidotransferase; this encodes MKYCVKCIIPDTRPNIVLDADGVCNACRAHARKRDIDCAEREHAFRGVVEFAKSRSKGYDCLIPVSGGKDSTWQVIRCLECGLNPLAVTWKTPARTKIGAQNLANLVSLGVDHVDYQVNPRVERKFMLRTFERYGSTAIPMHLAIFNIPLKLAIRLEIPLVVWGENSAFEYGTTDEALTGFRLDRRWLRTYGVTHGTTAADWAAVDLTVRELTPYFGPEDEEVEQAGVRAVFLGYYFAWDAATSLAVAQAHGFRASPSGPKTGFYDFADIDDDFISIHHHLKWYKFGFTRLFDNLSLEIRNGRLTREQAVEIVLEKGDQTPEADIEKFCAFVGITRERFFEIAERFRNPDIWVKRNAKWIIPGFLVENWNWK
- the asnB gene encoding asparagine synthase (glutamine-hydrolyzing); protein product: MCAIVCRYLFNRSVPSDDGVLARAMASLRHRGPDGTGTWSKNRIEIGHCRLAIISPEDGQEPVVDKSAGVALTFNGEIYNYREIRQRLIGCGHVFRTNCDAEALLRGYIEFGMDVLQHLNGIFAFVIYDEKRHLVFGARDHLGVKPLYYYRDEQQFICASEIKGLFCDARVPRKLRQDTLFEYLVFGFVAGPNTLYEGIYQLEPAHWFTILDREFTIGRFWKAKGHADLIQETGEALDCLEAKIRRAVRYQLISDVPLAALLSGGVDSSLMTLFANQEQPGIQAFTLRHPSEGYDETQYATMVSEANGIPLHTIDIDSADALELLRKVTWFYDEPIIQTNTIGLYKLCREISRFGVKVLLSGEGADETFGGYDRYRESLRAYRSGKEDVVVYGRNEVAFPRIERFWPNRQRRFDFRERLATDLKGEADGNQLLLYDQSTYLPHLLQRQDRMGMACGIEVRVPFLDWPLVEYANRLAPELKIHPTEGKFILKRLAERYLPHELVHRPKQAFDTPIAESLARGEFNTFFKDSVSPNARIATLFDLRGIEGLMTQFERGNTALWRILWQVLCVEVWMSTFEVET
- the asnB gene encoding asparagine synthase (glutamine-hydrolyzing), with protein sequence MCGIAGYFGTRELEPNRIETCLERMHRRGPDHAAWRCWTTSSGRRAYLLFTRLSIIDLDERAHQPFRVGFRWMVYNGELYNYLELREELKKEGIQFATESDTEVLLRAIDYCGWEALDRCEGMWAFAVYDEQNGSLLLCRDRFGEKPLYLYQDESGLFFGSEAKFIQALLGTKLELNLDQICRYLVNGYKALYKKKATFFKGLSELSPSTALHIDADGTIRQKRYWQPVYRPDGRMSAAEATAGARDKLFRAVKLRLRADVPLAFCLSGGIDSNALVATAKKVFGYDVHGFTILNTDARYEEKDMVDLAVRELGIRHTYVPISTAEFLPKLRTLVRHHDAPVYTITYFAHWQLMENVARHGYHISISGTAADELFSGYYDHHLAYLYEVRNDTGLCRAARQAWLEHVKPVVRNPFLGNPDLFVERPDFREHIFLNADEFAEYLTRDWSEPFFEETFTGSLLRNRMLNELFHEAVPVILHEDDLNAMYYSIENRSPFLDRELFEFCQSVPTRHLVREGRAKAVLRDAMRGIAPDGVLDNRRKVGFNAPILSCLNVRSSDVRESLLDRSPVFDLVKRERIEQLLRKEHLPNSESKFLFYFLNSKIFLEEFAA